One window of Felis catus isolate Fca126 chromosome D4, F.catus_Fca126_mat1.0, whole genome shotgun sequence genomic DNA carries:
- the GPR107 gene encoding protein GPR107 isoform X3, with protein MAAPAPVGPSGSRRPPLAAGLRLLPLLGLLQLLAQPGLGRVHHLALKDDVRHKVHLNTFGFFKDGYMVVNVSSLSVNEPEGATDKDTTIGFSLDRTKNDGFSSYLDEDVNYCILKKKSISVTLLILDISRSEVRVRSPPDAGTQLPKIIFSRDEKVLGQSQEPGVDPVPAGNQTQQKQDGGKSKRSTVDSKATGEKSFSVHNSDGAVSFQFFFNISTDDQEGLYSLYFHKCSGNELRSSDELSFSLDIEITEKNPDSYLSAGEIPLPKLYISMAFFFFLSGTIWIHILRKRRNDVFKIHWLMAALPFTKSLSLVFHAIDYHYISSQGFPIEGWAVVYYITHLLKGALLFITIALIGTGWAFIKHILSDKDKKIFMIVIPLQVLANVAYIIIESTEEGTTEYGLWKDSLFLVDLLCCGAILFPVVWSIRHLQEASATDGKGDSMGPLQQRAKLTCLSFCSFSSLAAINLAKLKLFRHYYVLIVCYIYFTRIIAFLLKLAVPFQWKWLYQLLDEMATLVFFVLTGCKFRPASDNPYLQLSQEDDLEMESVVTTSGVMENMKKVKKVTNGSVETPGDWEGTA; from the exons GACGATGTGAGGCATAAGGTTCATCTGAACACCTTTGGATTCTTCAAGGACGGGTACATGGTGGTTAATGTCAGTAGCCTTTCAGTGAATGAACCTGAAGGAGCCACAGACAAGGACACAACC ATTGGATTCAGCCTGGACCGTACAAAGAATGACGGGTTTTCTTCCTACCTG GATGAAGATGtgaattactgtattttaaaaaaaaagtccatctcCGTCACCCTTCTAATCCTAGACATCTCCAGAAGCGA GGTGAGAGTGAGATCTCCACCAGACGCTGGTACCCAGCTACCAAAGATCATCTTCAGCAGGGATGAGAAAGTCCTTggccagagccaggagcctggtgTTGACCCTGTTCCAGCGGGCAACCAGACTCAGCAGAAACAAG ACGGTGGAAAGTCTAAAAGAAGCACGGTAGATTCCAAG gccACGGGAGAAAAATCCTTTTCTGTTCACAACAGCGATGGGGCAGTTTCTTTTCAG TTTTTCTTTAACATCAGCACCGATGACCAAGAAGGCCTCTACAGTCTTTATTTTCACAAATGCTCCGGGAACGAATTGCGGTCTAGCGACGAGCTCTCCTTCAGCCTTGAT ATTGAGATCACAGAGAAGAACCCTGACAGCTACCTCTCGGCAGGAGAGATCCCTCTCCCTAAATTATACATCTCtatggcctttttctttttcctttctgggaCCATCTGGATTCACATCCTTCGAAAACGACG gaATGACGTATTTAAAATTCACTGGTTGATGGCAGCCCTTCCTTTCACCAAGTCTCTTTCCCTGGTGTTCCACGCG ATCGACTACCATTACATCTCCTCCCAGGGCTTTCCGATCGAGGGTTGGGCTGTCGTGTACTACATCACTCACCT tttgAAGGGGGCACTGCTGTTCATCACCATCGCGCTCATCGGCACCGGCTGGGCTTTCATTAAGCACATCCTCTCCGACAAAGACAAGAAGATCTTCATGATCGTCATCCCGCTGCAG GTTCTGGCGAACGTGGCCTACATCATCATAGAGTCCACCGAGGAGGGAACGACGGAGTATGGCCTGTGGAAGGATTCTCTGTTTCTGGTAGACCTGCTGTGCTGTGGGGCCATCCTCTTCCCCGTGGTGTG GTCAATCAGGCACTTACAAGAAGCGTCAGCCACAGATGGAAAAG GTGACAGCATGGGACCTCTTCAGCAGAGAGCG aagttaacatgcctttcattttgttctttctcctccctaGCTGCTATTAACTTAGCAAAGCTGAAACTTTTCAGACACTATTACGTCTtg aTCGTATGTTACATATACTTCACCAGGATCATTGCATTTCTCCTCAAACTCGCCGTGCCGTTCCAGTGGAAGTGGCTGTACCAG CTCCTGGACGAAATGGCCACGCTGGTGTTCTTTGTCCTAACGGGATGTAAATTCCGTCCGGCCTCAGACAACCCCTACCTGCAGCTCTCTCAGGAGGACGACCTGGAAATGGAATCAGT AGTGACGACGTCAGGGGTGATGGAGAATATGAAGAAAGTCAAGAAGGTGACCAATGGGTCAGTGGAGACCCCAGGCGACTGGGAAGGCACCGCGTGA
- the GPR107 gene encoding protein GPR107 isoform X1, giving the protein MAAPAPVGPSGSRRPPLAAGLRLLPLLGLLQLLAQPGLGRVHHLALKDDVRHKVHLNTFGFFKDGYMVVNVSSLSVNEPEGATDKDTTIGFSLDRTKNDGFSSYLDEDVNYCILKKKSISVTLLILDISRSEVRVRSPPDAGTQLPKIIFSRDEKVLGQSQEPGVDPVPAGNQTQQKQDGGKSKRSTVDSKATGEKSFSVHNSDGAVSFQFFFNISTDDQEGLYSLYFHKCSGNELRSSDELSFSLDIEITEKNPDSYLSAGEIPLPKLYISMAFFFFLSGTIWIHILRKRRNDVFKIHWLMAALPFTKSLSLVFHAIDYHYISSQGFPIEGWAVVYYITHLLKGALLFITIALIGTGWAFIKHILSDKDKKIFMIVIPLQVLANVAYIIIESTEEGTTEYGLWKDSLFLVDLLCCGAILFPVVWSIRHLQEASATDGKAAINLAKLKLFRHYYVLIVCYIYFTRIIAFLLKLAVPFQWKWLYQLLDEMATLVFFVLTGCKFRPASDNPYLQLSQEDDLEMESVVTTSGVMENMKKVKKVTNGSVETPGDWEGTA; this is encoded by the exons GACGATGTGAGGCATAAGGTTCATCTGAACACCTTTGGATTCTTCAAGGACGGGTACATGGTGGTTAATGTCAGTAGCCTTTCAGTGAATGAACCTGAAGGAGCCACAGACAAGGACACAACC ATTGGATTCAGCCTGGACCGTACAAAGAATGACGGGTTTTCTTCCTACCTG GATGAAGATGtgaattactgtattttaaaaaaaaagtccatctcCGTCACCCTTCTAATCCTAGACATCTCCAGAAGCGA GGTGAGAGTGAGATCTCCACCAGACGCTGGTACCCAGCTACCAAAGATCATCTTCAGCAGGGATGAGAAAGTCCTTggccagagccaggagcctggtgTTGACCCTGTTCCAGCGGGCAACCAGACTCAGCAGAAACAAG ACGGTGGAAAGTCTAAAAGAAGCACGGTAGATTCCAAG gccACGGGAGAAAAATCCTTTTCTGTTCACAACAGCGATGGGGCAGTTTCTTTTCAG TTTTTCTTTAACATCAGCACCGATGACCAAGAAGGCCTCTACAGTCTTTATTTTCACAAATGCTCCGGGAACGAATTGCGGTCTAGCGACGAGCTCTCCTTCAGCCTTGAT ATTGAGATCACAGAGAAGAACCCTGACAGCTACCTCTCGGCAGGAGAGATCCCTCTCCCTAAATTATACATCTCtatggcctttttctttttcctttctgggaCCATCTGGATTCACATCCTTCGAAAACGACG gaATGACGTATTTAAAATTCACTGGTTGATGGCAGCCCTTCCTTTCACCAAGTCTCTTTCCCTGGTGTTCCACGCG ATCGACTACCATTACATCTCCTCCCAGGGCTTTCCGATCGAGGGTTGGGCTGTCGTGTACTACATCACTCACCT tttgAAGGGGGCACTGCTGTTCATCACCATCGCGCTCATCGGCACCGGCTGGGCTTTCATTAAGCACATCCTCTCCGACAAAGACAAGAAGATCTTCATGATCGTCATCCCGCTGCAG GTTCTGGCGAACGTGGCCTACATCATCATAGAGTCCACCGAGGAGGGAACGACGGAGTATGGCCTGTGGAAGGATTCTCTGTTTCTGGTAGACCTGCTGTGCTGTGGGGCCATCCTCTTCCCCGTGGTGTG GTCAATCAGGCACTTACAAGAAGCGTCAGCCACAGATGGAAAAG CTGCTATTAACTTAGCAAAGCTGAAACTTTTCAGACACTATTACGTCTtg aTCGTATGTTACATATACTTCACCAGGATCATTGCATTTCTCCTCAAACTCGCCGTGCCGTTCCAGTGGAAGTGGCTGTACCAG CTCCTGGACGAAATGGCCACGCTGGTGTTCTTTGTCCTAACGGGATGTAAATTCCGTCCGGCCTCAGACAACCCCTACCTGCAGCTCTCTCAGGAGGACGACCTGGAAATGGAATCAGT AGTGACGACGTCAGGGGTGATGGAGAATATGAAGAAAGTCAAGAAGGTGACCAATGGGTCAGTGGAGACCCCAGGCGACTGGGAAGGCACCGCGTGA
- the GPR107 gene encoding protein GPR107 isoform X2 — protein sequence MVVNVSSLSVNEPEGATDKDTTIGFSLDRTKNDGFSSYLDEDVNYCILKKKSISVTLLILDISRSEVRVRSPPDAGTQLPKIIFSRDEKVLGQSQEPGVDPVPAGNQTQQKQDGGKSKRSTVDSKATGEKSFSVHNSDGAVSFQFFFNISTDDQEGLYSLYFHKCSGNELRSSDELSFSLDIEITEKNPDSYLSAGEIPLPKLYISMAFFFFLSGTIWIHILRKRRNDVFKIHWLMAALPFTKSLSLVFHAIDYHYISSQGFPIEGWAVVYYITHLLKGALLFITIALIGTGWAFIKHILSDKDKKIFMIVIPLQVLANVAYIIIESTEEGTTEYGLWKDSLFLVDLLCCGAILFPVVWSIRHLQEASATDGKAAINLAKLKLFRHYYVLIVCYIYFTRIIAFLLKLAVPFQWKWLYQLLDEMATLVFFVLTGCKFRPASDNPYLQLSQEDDLEMESVVTTSGVMENMKKVKKVTNGSVETPGDWEGTA from the exons ATGGTGGTTAATGTCAGTAGCCTTTCAGTGAATGAACCTGAAGGAGCCACAGACAAGGACACAACC ATTGGATTCAGCCTGGACCGTACAAAGAATGACGGGTTTTCTTCCTACCTG GATGAAGATGtgaattactgtattttaaaaaaaaagtccatctcCGTCACCCTTCTAATCCTAGACATCTCCAGAAGCGA GGTGAGAGTGAGATCTCCACCAGACGCTGGTACCCAGCTACCAAAGATCATCTTCAGCAGGGATGAGAAAGTCCTTggccagagccaggagcctggtgTTGACCCTGTTCCAGCGGGCAACCAGACTCAGCAGAAACAAG ACGGTGGAAAGTCTAAAAGAAGCACGGTAGATTCCAAG gccACGGGAGAAAAATCCTTTTCTGTTCACAACAGCGATGGGGCAGTTTCTTTTCAG TTTTTCTTTAACATCAGCACCGATGACCAAGAAGGCCTCTACAGTCTTTATTTTCACAAATGCTCCGGGAACGAATTGCGGTCTAGCGACGAGCTCTCCTTCAGCCTTGAT ATTGAGATCACAGAGAAGAACCCTGACAGCTACCTCTCGGCAGGAGAGATCCCTCTCCCTAAATTATACATCTCtatggcctttttctttttcctttctgggaCCATCTGGATTCACATCCTTCGAAAACGACG gaATGACGTATTTAAAATTCACTGGTTGATGGCAGCCCTTCCTTTCACCAAGTCTCTTTCCCTGGTGTTCCACGCG ATCGACTACCATTACATCTCCTCCCAGGGCTTTCCGATCGAGGGTTGGGCTGTCGTGTACTACATCACTCACCT tttgAAGGGGGCACTGCTGTTCATCACCATCGCGCTCATCGGCACCGGCTGGGCTTTCATTAAGCACATCCTCTCCGACAAAGACAAGAAGATCTTCATGATCGTCATCCCGCTGCAG GTTCTGGCGAACGTGGCCTACATCATCATAGAGTCCACCGAGGAGGGAACGACGGAGTATGGCCTGTGGAAGGATTCTCTGTTTCTGGTAGACCTGCTGTGCTGTGGGGCCATCCTCTTCCCCGTGGTGTG GTCAATCAGGCACTTACAAGAAGCGTCAGCCACAGATGGAAAAG CTGCTATTAACTTAGCAAAGCTGAAACTTTTCAGACACTATTACGTCTtg aTCGTATGTTACATATACTTCACCAGGATCATTGCATTTCTCCTCAAACTCGCCGTGCCGTTCCAGTGGAAGTGGCTGTACCAG CTCCTGGACGAAATGGCCACGCTGGTGTTCTTTGTCCTAACGGGATGTAAATTCCGTCCGGCCTCAGACAACCCCTACCTGCAGCTCTCTCAGGAGGACGACCTGGAAATGGAATCAGT AGTGACGACGTCAGGGGTGATGGAGAATATGAAGAAAGTCAAGAAGGTGACCAATGGGTCAGTGGAGACCCCAGGCGACTGGGAAGGCACCGCGTGA